Proteins from one Catenuloplanes atrovinosus genomic window:
- a CDS encoding kinase encodes MSRGIILYGPPASGKDTITHALAELDPTISLFRRLKAGPGRTGTYRMTTEPDIDRLRATGDIIWENRRYDAVYVIDRPGLTDALTTGIPVVHLGQLPAIDALTKATPDTHWTVAYLWCPRDVAESRIIARNTGDTTARLRAWEETEPVPEPDLFLNTAETPPADAARTILDVMSRSPD; translated from the coding sequence ATGAGCCGCGGCATCATCCTCTACGGCCCACCCGCCAGCGGCAAGGACACGATCACCCACGCCCTGGCCGAGCTGGACCCCACCATCTCCCTCTTCCGCCGCCTCAAGGCCGGCCCCGGCCGCACCGGCACCTACCGCATGACCACCGAGCCCGACATCGACCGCCTCCGCGCCACCGGCGACATCATCTGGGAGAACCGCCGCTACGACGCCGTGTACGTCATCGACCGCCCCGGCCTGACCGACGCCCTCACCACCGGCATCCCCGTCGTCCACCTCGGCCAACTCCCCGCGATCGACGCCCTCACCAAGGCCACCCCCGACACCCACTGGACCGTCGCCTACCTTTGGTGCCCCCGCGACGTAGCCGAGTCCCGCATCATCGCCCGCAACACCGGCGACACCACCGCCCGCCTCCGCGCGTGGGAAGAGACCGAGCCAGTTCCCGAGCCCGATCTCTTCCTCAACACGGCCGAGACCCCTCCGGCTGACGCTGCCCGGACGATCCTCGACGTGATGAGCCGCAGCCCCGACTAA
- a CDS encoding GntR family transcriptional regulator, whose translation MSTPRPPLSRGESLHQQVARNIRNDIEAGVLRDGDVLPSTRELAERWDVSVFTISEAMRLLAEEGLVISKSRSKRYVHAPGQDRKADIRPRQPKVLMVGGYAGSGKTELGRILARETGWSMLDKDTITRPVVEAALETIGHSPHDRESPEYFNLIRPREYEALIAAATENVACGNSVILTAPFIRELSDAAWIERTQATFTELNAVTHYVWVYCDEATMHTYVRHRGAARDAAKLADWSGYLSQINTSFRPPVPHRVIDNSASSRSLQAQAKDLIKTITGGTQ comes from the coding sequence ATGTCCACGCCCCGCCCGCCACTGTCACGGGGTGAGTCACTGCATCAGCAGGTCGCCCGCAACATCCGCAACGACATCGAGGCCGGCGTTCTGCGCGACGGAGACGTCCTCCCGTCCACCCGCGAACTGGCCGAACGCTGGGACGTCAGCGTCTTCACCATCTCCGAGGCCATGCGCCTTCTCGCCGAGGAAGGCCTGGTGATCAGCAAGTCCCGCTCCAAGCGGTACGTCCACGCCCCCGGCCAGGACCGCAAGGCCGACATCCGCCCACGGCAACCGAAGGTGCTGATGGTCGGCGGTTACGCAGGCAGCGGCAAGACCGAGCTGGGCCGCATCCTCGCCCGCGAAACCGGCTGGTCCATGCTCGACAAGGACACGATCACCCGCCCGGTCGTCGAGGCCGCGTTGGAGACCATCGGCCACTCACCCCACGACCGCGAGTCGCCCGAGTACTTCAACCTGATCCGCCCCCGCGAATACGAGGCCCTGATCGCCGCCGCCACCGAGAACGTCGCGTGCGGCAACAGCGTCATCCTGACCGCCCCGTTCATCCGCGAACTCAGCGACGCAGCCTGGATCGAGCGCACCCAGGCCACCTTCACCGAGCTGAACGCCGTCACGCACTACGTCTGGGTCTACTGCGACGAAGCCACCATGCACACCTACGTCCGCCACCGGGGCGCCGCCCGCGACGCGGCCAAACTCGCCGACTGGTCCGGCTACCTTTCGCAGATCAACACCAGCTTCCGCCCCCCGGTCCCACACCGGGTCATCGACAACTCGGCGTCCAGCCGCTCCCTGCAAGCCCAGGCCAAAGACCTGATCAAAACCATCACCGGCGGTACGCAATGA
- a CDS encoding DUF6284 family protein translates to MAPNDWLNDIDGPAPAELAAIQAEQPLISAEVALLDAQIRVFCSDGGPTELDWHRLRLAEKRVAREALALHRRYPDSSELGWVA, encoded by the coding sequence TTGGCACCGAACGACTGGCTCAACGACATCGACGGTCCTGCACCGGCCGAACTCGCGGCGATCCAGGCGGAACAGCCGCTGATCAGCGCGGAGGTCGCGTTGCTGGACGCGCAAATCCGCGTCTTCTGCTCGGACGGCGGTCCGACGGAGCTGGACTGGCACCGGCTCCGGCTCGCGGAGAAGCGCGTCGCTCGGGAGGCGCTGGCGCTGCACCGGCGGTACCCGGACAGCTCCGAACTGGGGTGGGTGGCATGA
- a CDS encoding ABC transporter permease: MTVSAYPPQVTDLLPRAQELEASLGALPSENRIKTELKVGRPKAKAIRAALERGIAPTDPAPEDAAPDPVPAAIEPERKPVPAPETAPVAVEPTTQRETVADPVPAAEPGKPRSVPSWPVLILALPAFASVWSGWVGLGEMTGFGVVHPLPGIADGFSLNTAITLPIGVETYAAYALRVWLSRLGTLRARVFAKWSAIGSLALGALGQVAYHHMEAAGVTHAPWQITTVVACLPVAVLGMGAALAHLNHDARS; the protein is encoded by the coding sequence ATGACCGTCTCCGCGTACCCGCCCCAGGTGACAGACCTGCTCCCCCGCGCCCAGGAGCTGGAGGCGTCGCTCGGCGCCCTGCCGTCCGAAAACCGGATCAAGACTGAGCTGAAGGTCGGCCGACCGAAGGCCAAGGCGATCCGCGCGGCGCTGGAGCGGGGCATCGCGCCGACCGATCCAGCGCCGGAGGATGCCGCGCCGGACCCGGTTCCGGCGGCGATCGAGCCGGAGCGGAAGCCGGTCCCGGCACCGGAGACGGCGCCGGTGGCGGTGGAGCCGACGACCCAGCGTGAGACGGTCGCAGACCCGGTTCCGGCGGCTGAGCCCGGCAAGCCCCGGTCGGTGCCGTCGTGGCCGGTGCTGATCCTGGCGCTGCCGGCGTTCGCGTCCGTGTGGTCGGGGTGGGTCGGGCTCGGGGAGATGACCGGGTTCGGGGTGGTGCACCCGCTTCCGGGGATCGCGGACGGGTTCAGCCTGAACACCGCGATCACGCTCCCGATCGGGGTCGAGACCTATGCGGCGTACGCGCTGCGGGTCTGGCTGTCCCGGCTCGGCACCCTGCGGGCGCGCGTCTTCGCCAAGTGGTCCGCGATCGGGTCGCTGGCGCTCGGCGCGCTCGGGCAGGTCGCCTATCACCACATGGAGGCCGCGGGCGTCACGCACGCGCCGTGGCAGATCACGACGGTGGTCGCGTGCCTGCCGGTGGCCGTGCTCGGGATGGGCGCGGCGCTGGCGCACCTCAATCACGACGCACGTTCCTAG
- a CDS encoding cell division protein FtsK: MLAETNPEHTGRADTLTPANDGEVLVGEVVMVDQPHVRTDDEWLRELARQAAQHKPILPAWMLSGSDFRHTCRWIVAHYLHVSAYHAVRMPVYGAKLALRSPRGVWRFLSGGTRWVLDLEGLPVRLAAVRREDAEQYLRLSRQRDGRVRLRTLIAASVAVLSISGAFVLAVLAPSWAHWATLAGLVAAFGLGGARPDRPLVSRAVVPTHVQELTSNQVTLALSVLGLAGINQAVSKLGDKAIGFPAPITRDGPGWRADVDLPPGVTATEVIERREKLAGALTRPLGCVWPEGNAEVHPGRLVLWVGDQDMSKARKPVWPLLKGGPVDLFKPQPYGTDQRGRWVNLTLMFIAMVIGSIPRMGKTFALREALLIAALDPRAEIHAYDLKGTGDLSALGKVAHRYRAGEDDEDILYAVAAMRKLRAELRRRARVIRDLPPDLCPENKVTPELATRRSLGLHPIVVGVDECQVWFEHPEYGAELEEICTDLVKRGPATGIVLILATQRPDAKSLPTGISANASTRFCLKVMGQMENDMVLGTSKYRNGVRATMFAWTDKGIGYFVGEGADARIVSTVFIDGPAANVLAEKARALRERAGRLTGHALGETPEVERTAGYHLLDDILSVVPVAELRVWNETVVARLAELRPDAYDGWAPEQLTAALKPYGIEVDQIGRRVGGKTVNRRGITRAHVAAKVAERNRSKAAA; the protein is encoded by the coding sequence ATGCTCGCAGAGACCAACCCGGAACACACCGGCCGCGCGGACACCCTCACCCCCGCGAACGATGGTGAGGTGCTGGTGGGTGAGGTGGTCATGGTCGACCAGCCGCACGTCCGTACCGATGATGAGTGGTTGCGGGAACTGGCGCGGCAGGCAGCGCAGCACAAGCCGATCCTGCCCGCGTGGATGCTGTCCGGCTCGGACTTCCGGCACACGTGCCGCTGGATCGTGGCTCACTACCTGCACGTCTCCGCCTATCACGCGGTCCGGATGCCGGTGTACGGCGCGAAGCTCGCGCTGCGGTCGCCGCGCGGCGTCTGGCGGTTCCTTTCCGGCGGTACGCGCTGGGTGCTCGACCTGGAGGGCCTGCCCGTGCGGCTCGCGGCCGTCCGGCGGGAGGACGCGGAGCAGTACCTCCGGCTCTCCCGACAGCGTGACGGCCGCGTCCGTCTCCGGACACTGATCGCGGCCTCGGTGGCGGTGCTCAGCATCAGCGGCGCGTTCGTGCTCGCGGTGCTGGCGCCGAGCTGGGCGCACTGGGCGACGCTCGCGGGGCTGGTGGCCGCGTTCGGGCTCGGCGGGGCGCGACCGGACCGGCCGCTGGTGTCGCGGGCCGTGGTCCCGACGCACGTCCAGGAGCTGACCTCGAATCAGGTCACGCTCGCGCTGTCGGTGCTCGGGCTCGCGGGGATCAACCAGGCGGTGTCCAAGCTCGGGGACAAGGCGATCGGGTTCCCGGCGCCGATCACCCGCGACGGACCCGGATGGCGCGCCGACGTCGATCTGCCGCCCGGCGTGACCGCTACCGAGGTGATCGAGCGGCGGGAGAAGCTGGCCGGCGCGCTCACCCGGCCGCTGGGCTGCGTGTGGCCGGAGGGCAACGCCGAGGTCCATCCCGGACGGCTGGTGCTGTGGGTCGGCGACCAGGACATGTCGAAGGCGCGTAAGCCGGTGTGGCCGCTGCTCAAGGGTGGGCCGGTCGACCTGTTCAAGCCTCAGCCGTACGGCACGGACCAGCGCGGACGCTGGGTGAACCTGACGCTGATGTTCATCGCGATGGTGATCGGGTCGATCCCGCGCATGGGCAAGACGTTCGCGCTCCGGGAGGCGCTGCTCATCGCGGCGCTTGACCCTCGGGCGGAGATCCACGCGTACGACCTGAAGGGCACCGGTGACCTGTCCGCGCTGGGCAAGGTCGCGCACCGGTACCGCGCGGGGGAGGACGACGAGGACATCCTCTACGCCGTGGCCGCGATGCGGAAGCTGCGGGCGGAGCTGCGCCGCCGGGCGCGGGTGATCCGGGATCTGCCGCCGGATCTGTGCCCGGAGAACAAGGTCACGCCCGAGCTGGCCACGCGGCGCTCGCTGGGCCTGCATCCGATCGTGGTCGGGGTCGACGAGTGTCAGGTCTGGTTCGAGCACCCGGAGTACGGCGCGGAGCTGGAGGAGATCTGCACCGACCTGGTGAAGCGCGGACCGGCCACCGGGATCGTGCTGATCCTGGCGACGCAGCGCCCGGACGCCAAGAGCCTGCCGACCGGGATCTCCGCCAACGCGTCCACCCGGTTCTGCCTGAAGGTCATGGGCCAGATGGAGAACGACATGGTGCTCGGGACGAGCAAGTACCGCAACGGCGTCCGGGCGACGATGTTCGCCTGGACGGACAAAGGCATCGGGTACTTCGTCGGTGAGGGCGCGGACGCGCGGATCGTGTCGACGGTGTTCATCGACGGTCCGGCCGCCAACGTCCTGGCCGAGAAGGCACGGGCGCTGCGCGAGCGTGCGGGGCGGCTGACCGGGCATGCGCTCGGCGAGACGCCGGAGGTCGAGCGGACGGCCGGCTATCACCTGCTCGACGACATCCTGTCCGTGGTGCCGGTCGCGGAGCTGCGGGTGTGGAACGAGACCGTGGTCGCCCGGTTGGCCGAGCTGCGGCCGGATGCCTACGACGGGTGGGCGCCGGAGCAGTTGACGGCCGCTCTGAAGCCGTACGGGATCGAGGTCGACCAGATCGGCCGGCGCGTCGGTGGCAAGACCGTCAACCGGCGCGGCATCACCCGCGCGCACGTCGCCGCGAAAGTTGCCGAGCGTAACCGCTCGAAGGCCGCGGCCTAG
- a CDS encoding DUF3987 domain-containing protein — protein MTRPAHDLSAERAVIGAALIAPSSVAELAAKLSPGDFYRPAHGALWDAICRLDAAGTPADPITLAAHLAETGDLARVGGAPYLHTLISEVPSVGSAGYYAEIVAGHARRREVSELGLRLTQLADSGSDTADLLATGRALLEDTSAGAGWSPPIPLGTGRHLPVFPAHVLPGWVADMVNAVAEFTQTPVDLAGSIALAALSTAAGGRAEVEVRGSWREPTNLFTVVVLPPGSRKSAVFAAITGPLLAAESALGERTKPAIIEAELAARVAGKAADKAAHAAANADAAARDTLLAEATAAAMQAEAVTVPRLPQLVADDVTSEAAAQLLAEQGGRLAVLSPEGGIFATIAGRYSGTPNLEVFLKGHAGDMMRVGRLSREAQHVAKPALTMGLAVQPDVLRDIASMPGFRGLGLLARILFALPENTVGFRKIGADPVPAEVAEAYRENLGALVVALAEWTDPAVLPLAEAANARVLDIERAVEPRLAPGGAWGHIVDWGSKYTGAVVRMAGLIHLAEHLRGGWGRPVEAATIDRAAQLGDYYAAHALAAFDDMGADQATRNARHILAWIERTGATTFTKRDLFRATKSTTIRAVADLEPALSVLDAHGYLRQVDPPARPRTGGRPPSPTFLVNPDVHQPAATVHPIRRTA, from the coding sequence ATGACCCGACCCGCACACGACCTGAGCGCGGAACGCGCCGTCATCGGCGCGGCGCTGATCGCGCCGTCGTCGGTCGCTGAGCTTGCGGCCAAGCTCAGCCCCGGCGACTTCTACCGGCCCGCCCACGGCGCGCTGTGGGACGCCATCTGCCGCCTGGACGCGGCCGGCACCCCGGCCGACCCGATCACCCTCGCGGCGCACCTGGCCGAGACCGGGGATCTGGCGCGGGTGGGTGGCGCGCCGTACCTGCACACGCTGATCTCCGAGGTGCCCAGCGTCGGCAGCGCCGGCTACTACGCGGAGATCGTGGCCGGGCACGCGCGGCGGCGTGAGGTCTCCGAGCTGGGCTTGCGCCTCACCCAGCTCGCCGACTCCGGCAGCGACACGGCCGACCTGCTCGCCACCGGCCGGGCGCTGCTGGAGGACACCAGCGCTGGGGCCGGGTGGTCGCCACCCATCCCGCTGGGCACCGGCCGTCATCTGCCGGTCTTTCCGGCGCATGTGCTGCCGGGGTGGGTGGCGGACATGGTCAACGCCGTCGCGGAGTTCACGCAGACCCCGGTGGATTTGGCCGGGAGCATCGCGCTCGCGGCCCTGTCGACGGCCGCCGGTGGACGGGCCGAGGTGGAGGTGCGCGGATCGTGGCGGGAGCCCACGAACCTGTTCACCGTCGTGGTGCTCCCGCCGGGGTCGCGGAAGTCGGCGGTGTTCGCGGCGATCACCGGGCCGTTGCTTGCGGCGGAGTCCGCGTTGGGCGAGCGGACCAAGCCCGCGATCATCGAGGCGGAGTTGGCGGCTCGGGTGGCGGGGAAGGCCGCTGACAAGGCGGCGCACGCTGCGGCGAACGCCGACGCGGCGGCGCGGGACACGCTGCTGGCGGAGGCGACGGCCGCCGCGATGCAGGCGGAGGCGGTCACGGTGCCGCGTCTGCCTCAGCTTGTCGCCGATGACGTGACCAGCGAGGCGGCGGCGCAGTTGCTCGCGGAGCAGGGCGGCCGGCTGGCGGTGCTGTCGCCGGAGGGCGGCATCTTCGCCACGATCGCCGGCCGCTACTCCGGCACTCCCAACCTGGAGGTGTTCCTCAAGGGACACGCCGGAGACATGATGCGCGTCGGGCGGCTGTCCCGCGAGGCACAGCACGTCGCCAAGCCCGCGCTGACCATGGGGCTGGCCGTCCAGCCGGACGTGTTGCGGGATATCGCGTCGATGCCGGGATTCCGCGGGCTCGGCCTGCTCGCGCGGATCCTGTTCGCGCTGCCGGAGAACACAGTCGGCTTCCGCAAGATCGGAGCCGATCCGGTCCCGGCCGAGGTCGCGGAGGCATACCGGGAGAACCTAGGCGCGCTGGTGGTGGCGCTGGCGGAGTGGACCGATCCGGCGGTGCTGCCGCTCGCCGAAGCGGCCAACGCGCGCGTGCTCGACATCGAGCGTGCCGTAGAACCGCGTCTCGCGCCTGGCGGGGCGTGGGGACACATCGTGGACTGGGGCAGCAAGTACACCGGCGCTGTCGTCCGCATGGCCGGACTGATCCATCTCGCCGAGCATCTGCGCGGCGGGTGGGGACGGCCGGTCGAAGCGGCCACGATCGACCGTGCGGCCCAGCTCGGCGACTACTACGCCGCACACGCCCTGGCCGCCTTCGACGACATGGGAGCCGACCAGGCCACCCGCAACGCCCGACACATCCTCGCCTGGATCGAACGCACCGGCGCGACCACGTTCACCAAGCGCGACCTGTTCCGCGCCACCAAGTCGACCACCATCCGCGCCGTCGCGGACCTGGAACCGGCGCTCAGCGTGCTGGACGCCCACGGCTACCTCCGCCAGGTCGACCCACCCGCCAGACCGCGCACCGGCGGCCGGCCACCGTCCCCGACATTCCTCGTCAACCCGGACGTGCACCAGCCCGCCGCGACCGTCCACCCGATCCGGCGGACCGCATGA
- a CDS encoding helix-turn-helix domain-containing protein, whose amino-acid sequence MRTTSLNARTTTLSTNHGEDHVQRIADDRVVLTIEEAAQRLGIGRTTMYALVMNGDIRSVTIGRLRRIPVRCLTEYVNALLSDDTTATAA is encoded by the coding sequence GTGCGAACCACCAGCCTGAACGCCCGCACCACGACCCTCAGCACCAACCACGGGGAGGACCACGTGCAGCGCATCGCCGATGACCGAGTCGTACTGACCATCGAAGAGGCCGCCCAGCGACTCGGCATCGGCCGCACCACCATGTACGCGCTGGTCATGAACGGTGACATCCGATCCGTGACCATCGGCCGCCTCCGTCGCATCCCCGTCCGCTGCCTCACCGAGTACGTGAACGCCCTGCTCTCCGACGACACCACCGCGACGGCTGCCTGA
- a CDS encoding tyrosine-type recombinase/integrase: MGRRKPNGASSIYQGKDGYWHGRVTVGVKDNGQPDRRHVQGKTEADVTKKVRKLEREREAGTVRKTGQRWTVEKWLVHWLDNIAAPVVRVNTFDGYRVAIRKHLIPGVGGHRLDLLQPEHLEKLYARMLANGSAPATAHQSHRTIRTALNEAVRRGHLGRNPASLAKPPRLPDSEVEPFSIEEVQTILKVAGKRRNSARWAVALALGLRQGEALGMKWPDVNLSAGTLTVRRALLRPKWGHGCDPKCDARVPGLCADRVNLRPVSADTKSRAGRRTIGLPDALIRVLREHRKAQEAEREKAAQLWQDEDWVFSTETGRRIHQATDYDDWKRLLREAGVRDARLHDARHTAATALLVLGVSGRAVMGIMGWSNAAMQVRYQHLTDQVRRDIADRLGGLLWGDEPNETEPPDEGNRD, encoded by the coding sequence ATGGGACGACGTAAGCCGAACGGCGCTTCAAGCATCTACCAGGGCAAGGACGGCTACTGGCACGGGCGGGTGACGGTAGGCGTCAAGGACAACGGGCAACCCGACCGCCGACACGTCCAAGGCAAGACCGAGGCTGACGTCACGAAGAAGGTTCGGAAGCTGGAGCGGGAGCGGGAGGCAGGCACCGTCCGCAAGACCGGCCAGCGCTGGACGGTAGAGAAGTGGCTCGTGCACTGGCTCGACAACATCGCCGCGCCGGTGGTCCGCGTTAACACGTTCGACGGCTACCGCGTCGCTATCCGGAAGCACCTGATTCCGGGAGTCGGCGGGCACCGTCTCGACCTGTTGCAGCCGGAGCACCTGGAGAAGCTGTACGCGCGAATGCTGGCTAACGGCAGCGCGCCGGCTACCGCCCACCAGTCCCACCGCACGATCCGGACCGCGCTGAATGAGGCGGTACGCCGGGGCCATCTCGGGCGCAATCCGGCGTCTCTGGCGAAGCCGCCACGTCTGCCGGATAGCGAGGTGGAGCCCTTCTCCATCGAGGAGGTGCAGACCATTCTTAAGGTCGCGGGAAAGCGGCGGAACAGCGCTCGGTGGGCTGTCGCGCTCGCGCTCGGCCTTCGCCAGGGAGAAGCGCTCGGCATGAAGTGGCCGGACGTGAATCTGAGTGCGGGCACCCTCACAGTCCGGCGTGCCCTGCTCCGGCCGAAGTGGGGCCACGGATGCGACCCTAAGTGCGATGCGCGGGTCCCCGGCTTGTGCGCCGACCGGGTGAATCTTCGCCCGGTCTCCGCAGACACCAAGTCGCGCGCCGGCCGCCGCACTATCGGCCTCCCTGACGCGCTGATCAGGGTGCTCCGTGAGCACCGAAAGGCCCAGGAGGCGGAGCGGGAGAAAGCCGCGCAGCTCTGGCAGGACGAGGACTGGGTGTTCTCGACGGAGACTGGCCGGCGCATTCACCAGGCGACCGACTACGACGATTGGAAGCGTCTCCTTCGAGAAGCCGGAGTGCGCGACGCCCGGCTGCATGACGCCCGCCACACGGCCGCGACGGCGCTTCTGGTCCTCGGCGTCTCCGGCCGCGCGGTGATGGGGATCATGGGCTGGTCGAACGCGGCGATGCAGGTCCGCTATCAGCACCTCACGGATCAGGTCCGGCGGGACATCGCCGACCGGCTCGGCGGACTGCTCTGGGGCGACGAACCGAACGAGACGGAACCACCCGACGAGGGCAACCGAGACTGA